Part of the Methanobrevibacter sp. genome, AAGTCCTGTTGGTTCCTACCCTGGAAGGGAAGGTTCTTACATTACTGCAGGATTATTAACTAACATGGTATACGGATTCTTATTAGCTACATTCATTATATTTGCTGCATTACCTATATTACAAGTATTGGGGGTTTTATAGATGGCTGATAAAAAAGCTCCTGCAGACGGCTGGCCGGTTATCAGTGGAGACTACATTGTCGGTGATCCAGAAAGCCCAGTTGCAGTAACAACTTTAGCTTCTCACATTGAAGCTGAACTTTCTGGAGCAGCTATTGCAGGTCCATGTAAAACAGAAAACTTAGGAATAGAAAAAGTAGTTGCTAATATTATTTCCAACCCTAATATTCGTTTCTTAATATTAGCTGGTGCTGAAGTGCAAGGTCACATTACCGGTCAAAGTTTTAAAGCTTTACACGAAAACGGTGCAGACCCTGACAAAAAGAAAATTATTGGAGCAACCGGTGCTATTCCTTTCGTAGAAAATGTTCCACTTGACGGTGTTGAAAGATTCCAACAACAATTAGAAATTGTTGATTTAATCGACACAGAAGATATTGGAGCAATTCAATCAAAAATCAATGAATGTGTAGAAAAAGATCCAGGTGCTTTTGAAGAAGAAGCTATGGTCATTTCCGTTGATGATGACGGTGGTGAAGAAGAAGAAGGAGAAGCAGTAAAAGTTGTTTCTGCTGAAACTGCACTCATTGAAGCAAGAATTAGGGATATAAACACAAAAATCGACATGGTCGGTGCTGTCCAAAAAAATATGGCAGGTAATTATTCTGGTAAAGTACAAGGTATAATGATTGGATTAGCTTTTACTTTAATAATTGGAGTTTTATTCTTGATTTAAGGAGGATATGAATATGGTACAAATTTCAAACAA contains:
- the mtrA gene encoding tetrahydromethanopterin S-methyltransferase subunit A — encoded protein: MADKKAPADGWPVISGDYIVGDPESPVAVTTLASHIEAELSGAAIAGPCKTENLGIEKVVANIISNPNIRFLILAGAEVQGHITGQSFKALHENGADPDKKKIIGATGAIPFVENVPLDGVERFQQQLEIVDLIDTEDIGAIQSKINECVEKDPGAFEEEAMVISVDDDGGEEEEGEAVKVVSAETALIEARIRDINTKIDMVGAVQKNMAGNYSGKVQGIMIGLAFTLIIGVLFLI